Proteins from one Cicer arietinum cultivar CDC Frontier isolate Library 1 chromosome 3, Cicar.CDCFrontier_v2.0, whole genome shotgun sequence genomic window:
- the LOC101491839 gene encoding dolichyl-diphosphooligosaccharide--protein glycosyltransferase subunit 2-like isoform X1: MASNLPKLLLLFYAISICNAVTIPAPISDSHRSAALEIFDASSSSLEDAYEALKVFEILAIENKPDVSATTCQKVVENLGPSSRLKDLFFALKVDGILKCKVDRAVFQDIASRLKATVNDATTLVDMYYTIGSLVLIKDQAPDVDVLLADADGIFHSIKALSQSDGRWRYSSDNPESSTSAAGLALEALAGVISLASSEIDQSRVNTVKSDILKLFDSIQKYGMDDGTFYFDEKFGGGREHQGSLTTTSSVIRGVTSFAAVTSGKIDLPGDKILGLANFFLAIGVPGSAKDFFNQVESLALLESKRVPIPLVLSLPATVYSLSKEDQLKVRVNTVLGSAAPPLTVKLVRAFHTDAKGSAIIADKELQYDQSSGLHVMGVFPDNVDVGTYVFVFEMVLHDSGSENIYATGGQIHVPIYVTGIAEVSNAEIAVLDSDLGSDATQKKLDLAGTDVVSLSANHLQKLRFSFQLITPRGHAFKPRQVLLKLRHEKTYEHIFVVGNTGKKFEIILDFLGLVDKFYYLSGRYDIELTVGDAVMENSFLRPLGFVELDLPEAPEKATRLPPLPVDPYSRYGPKAEIAHLFRAPEKRPPQNLSFAFLILTLLPFIGFLVGLLRLGVNFKNFPSSAVPTTYAILFHLGIAAVLLLYVLFWLKLDLFTTLKVFGFLGAFLMLVGHRILSHLASTSAKLKSA; the protein is encoded by the exons ATGGCCAGTAACCTACCAAAATTACTCTTACTGTTTTACGCTATTTCGATCTGCAACGCCGTCACCATTCCCGCTCCAATCTCTGATTCTCATCGTTCCGCTGCTTTAGAGATTTTCGATGCTTCCTCTTCCAG TTTAGAAGACGCATATGAGGCTTTGAAAGTTTTTGAGATTCTTGCGATTGAGAATAAGCCTGATGTGAGTGCAACCACTTGTCAGAAGGTAGTGGAAAATCTTGGGCCGTCCTCTCGTCTGAAGGATTTGTTCTTTGCCTTAAAGGTCGATGGCATATTGAAATGCAAGGTTGATAGGGCTGTTTTTCAG gATATTGCTTCAAGACTTAAAGCTACCGTCAATGATGCAACTACTTTGGTCGACATGTACTATACAATTGGAAGTTTGGTTCTTATAAAG GATCAGGCACCTGATGTTGATGTGCTTCTTGCTGATGCTGATGGGATTTTCCATTCAATAAAG GCGTTGAGCCAAAGTGATGGAAGATGGCGCTACAGTTCTGATAATCCAGAGTCTAGTACCTCTGCTGCTG GATTAGCACTTGAAGCACTAGCCGGAGTGATCTCATTAGCATCTTCTGAAATTGATCAGTCTAGG GTAAATACGGTGAAAAGTGATATACTGAAGCTTTTTGACAGCATCCAGAAATATGGTATGG ACGATggaacattttattttgatgagaAGTTTGGTGGTGGTCGCGAGCATCAGGGTTCTCTTACCACAACTTCTTCAGTTATTCGAGGGGTTACATCATTTGCTGCTGTAACTTCTGGAAAAATCGAT CTTCCAGGGGATAAAATATTGGGTCTAGCAAACTTTTTTCTAGCCATTGGAGTCCCAGGAAGTGCCAAGGACTTCTTCAATCAAGTTGAATCATTAGCTCTTCTGGAGAGCAAAAG GGTTCCCATCCCATTGGTGCTGTCACTTCCTGCAACAGTCTATTCATTGTCCAAAGAAGATCAGCTTAAG GTTAGGGTGAATACAGTACTTGGTTCAGCCGCACCACCTCTAACAGTTAAGCTTGTCCGAGCTTTTCACACTGACGCCAAAGGTTCGGCCATTATTGCAGACAAG GAGCTCCAGTATGATCAAAGTAGTGGACTTCATGTCATGGGTGTTTTCCCAGATAATGTCGATGTGGGAACTTATGTGTTTGTTTTTGAG ATGGTGCTTCATGATTCTGGTAGTGAAAATATTTATGCTACTGGAGGGCAAATTCATGTGCCAATATATGTCACTGGCATTGCTGAAGTTAGCAACGCAGAGATTGCAGTTCTTGACAGTGATCTTGGAAGTGATGCAACCCAAAAAAA GCTAGATTTGGCTGGAACTGATGTTGTTTCGCTCTCAGCTAACCACCTTCAAAAGTTGCGTTTTTCTTTCCAGTTGATTACGCCTCGTGGCCATGCCTTTAAGCCACGCCAG GTTTTGCTTAAGTTGAGGCACGAGAAAACGTATGAACACATCTTTGTGGTTGGAAATACCGGCAAGAAGTTCGAGATTATTCTT GATTTTCTTGGCTTGGTGGACAAGTTTTATTATCTCTCGGGCAGATATGACATTGAGCTGACTGTTGGTGATGCTGTCATG GAGAACTCTTTCTTGCGGCCACTTGGTTTTGTAGAATTAGATCTTCCAGAAGCACCTGAGAAGGCAACACGTCTTCCTCCACTACCTGTTGATCCTTACTCAAGATATGGGCCAAAGGCAGAGATAGCTCACTTGTTTAGGGCTCCTGAAAAGCGACCACCGCAGAATCTCTCTTTCGCTTTCTTAATTCTGACTCTTTTGCCATTCATTGGCTTTTTGGTAGGG cTATTACGCTTGGGGGTGAACTTCAAGAACTTTCCTTCTTCAGCAGTGCCCACTACATATGCCATCCTATTTCATCTTGGCATTGCCGCTGTTCTATTGCTTTATGTACTTTTCTGGTTGAAG CTGGACTTGTTCACGACACTCAAAGTTTTCGGGTTCTTGGGAGCTTTTCTGATGTTAGTGGGTCATAGAATTCTTTCCCATCTTGCTTCAACATCAGCTAAGCTGAAGTCTGCATGA
- the LOC101492406 gene encoding H/ACA ribonucleoprotein complex subunit 3-like protein, with protein MYLRYYINDNGDKVYTTKKESPVGLATQSAHPARFSPDDQFSRQRILLKKRLGLLPTQHPAPKY; from the exons ATGTATCTTCGATATTATATTAACGATAACGGTGACAAAGTCTACACTACTAAG AAAGAGTCACCGGTTGGGTTAGCTACGCAATCTGCTCATCCAG CCCGGTTTTCACCTGATGACCAATTCTCAAGGCAAAGAATTCTTCTGAAGAAGCGACTTGGACTGCTACCAACCCAGCATCCAGCTCCAAAATATTGA
- the LOC101492739 gene encoding uncharacterized protein gives MDSARSWLQKFQPRDRLRASTRKKDDFNAGIEVSNAPVDEDSHSSVTKQKVAAAKQYIENHYKEQMKSLQERKERRTVLEKKLADADVSEEDQNNLLKFLEKKETEYMRLQRHKMGVDDFEMLTMIGKGAFGEVRVCKEKTTESVYAMKKLKKSEMLRRGQVEHVRAERNLLAEVDSNCIVKLYCSFQDDEYLYLIMEYLPGGDMMTLLMRKDTLTEDEARFYVGETILAIQSIHKHNYIHRDIKPDNLLLDKYGHLKLSDFGLCKPLDCSTLEESDFSIGQNANGTTQNDDRAGPKRTQQEQLENWQKNRRTLAYSTVGTPDYIAPEVLLKKGYGMECDWWSLGAIMYEMLVGYPPFYSDDPMTTCRKIVNWKSHLKFPEEARLSPEAKDLISKLLCNVNQRLGSNGAEEIKSHPFFEGVQWERLYQMEAAFTPEVNDELDTQNFEKFEESDSQTHSSSRSGPWRKMLSSKDLNFVGYTYKNFEIVNDYQVPGMAELKKTSKPRRPSIKSLFDGESETSEGSEISDVPASNQSTH, from the exons ATGGATTCAGCGAGGAGTTGGTTACAGAAGTTTCAGCCGCGAGATAGACTGAGAGCTTCTACGAGGAAGAAAGATGATTTTAATGCCGGAATTGAAGTTTCCAATGCACCTGTTGATGAAGATTCTCATTCCAGCGTCACCAAACAGAAGGTTGCGGCTGCAAAGCAATATATTGAGAACCATTACAAGGAACAAATGAAGAGCCTTCAAGAGAGAAAGGAACG CCGAACCGTCTTGGAAAAGAAATTGGCTGATGCCGATGTCTCTGAggaagaccaaaataacctactTAAATTTTTAGAGAAGAAGGAAACTGAATATATGCGTCTTCAGAGGCATAAAATGGGTGTAGATGATTTTGAGATGTTGACTATGATCGGCAAAGGTGCATTTGGGGAG GTCAGAGTCTGTAAGGAAAAGACTACAGAGTCTGTATATGCAATGAAAAAGCTTAAGAAATCAGAGATGCTTCGAAGAGGCCAG GTAGAACATGTCAGAGCTGAGAGGAATCTCCTTGCAGAGGTTGACAGCAATTGCATAGTCAAACTTTACTGTTCTTTCCAGGATGATGAGTATCTATATCTTATTATGGAGTATCTACCGGGAGGTGATATGATGACTCTACTTATGAGAAAGGACACCTTGACCGAAGACGAAGCCCGATTTTATGTAGGAGAAACAATTCTAGCTATTCAATCTATAcataaacacaattatatacaTAG GGACATTAAGCCAGATAACTTATTGCTTGATAAATATGGACACTTGAAATTATCAGATTTTGGACTATGTAAACCGTTAGACTGTAGCACACTTGAAGAATCAGATTTTTCTATTGGTCAGAATGCAAATGGAACTACACAGAATGATGACCGGGCAGGTCCGAAACGTACACAACAAGAACAGTTGGAAAACTGGCAGAAGAACAGGAGGACACTT GCTTATTCTACAGTTGGTACACCAGATTATATTGCTCCAGAAGTTCTATTGAAGAAAGGTTATGGGATGGAATGTGATTG GTGGTCACTTGGAGCTATTATGTATGAAATGCTGGTGGGATATCCACCTTTTTATTCTGATGATCCAATGACAACATGTAGGAAG ATAGTAAACTGGAAATCTCACCTGAAATTTCCTGAGGAAGCAAGGTTATCTCCGGAGGCCAAAGATCTTATAAGTAAGCTTTTGTGTAATGTCAACCAGAGACTGGGATCAAATGGTGCAGAGGAAATAAAG TCTCATCCATTCTTTGAAGGTGTTCAATGGGAAAGGTTGTATCAAATGGAAGCTGCATTTACTCCTGAAGTCAACGATGAGTTAGAtactcaaaattttgaaaagtttGAAGAG TCTGACAGCCAGACTCATTCATCATCAAGATCTGGTCCATGGAGAAAG ATGCTTTCATCTAAGGACTTGAATTTTGTGGGATACACAtacaagaactttgaaattgtTAACGACTATCAAGTTCCTGGGATGG CTGAATTGAAGAAAACCTCTAAACCAAGGAGGCCATCTATCAAGTCGCTGTTTG ATGGCGAGTCGGAGACTTCTGAGGGTTCTGAGATTTCAGATGTGCCTGCAAGCAATCAATCTACTCACTGA
- the LOC101491839 gene encoding dolichyl-diphosphooligosaccharide--protein glycosyltransferase subunit 2-like isoform X2, whose product MASNLPKLLLLFYAISICNAVTIPAPISDSHRSAALEIFDASSSSLEDAYEALKVFEILAIENKPDVSATTCQKVVENLGPSSRLKDLFFALKVDGILKCKVDRAVFQDIASRLKATVNDATTLVDMYYTIGSLVLIKDQAPDVDVLLADADGIFHSIKALSQSDGRWRYSSDNPESSTSAAGLALEALAGVISLASSEIDQSRVNTVKSDILKLFDSIQKYDDGTFYFDEKFGGGREHQGSLTTTSSVIRGVTSFAAVTSGKIDLPGDKILGLANFFLAIGVPGSAKDFFNQVESLALLESKRVPIPLVLSLPATVYSLSKEDQLKVRVNTVLGSAAPPLTVKLVRAFHTDAKGSAIIADKELQYDQSSGLHVMGVFPDNVDVGTYVFVFEMVLHDSGSENIYATGGQIHVPIYVTGIAEVSNAEIAVLDSDLGSDATQKKLDLAGTDVVSLSANHLQKLRFSFQLITPRGHAFKPRQVLLKLRHEKTYEHIFVVGNTGKKFEIILDFLGLVDKFYYLSGRYDIELTVGDAVMENSFLRPLGFVELDLPEAPEKATRLPPLPVDPYSRYGPKAEIAHLFRAPEKRPPQNLSFAFLILTLLPFIGFLVGLLRLGVNFKNFPSSAVPTTYAILFHLGIAAVLLLYVLFWLKLDLFTTLKVFGFLGAFLMLVGHRILSHLASTSAKLKSA is encoded by the exons ATGGCCAGTAACCTACCAAAATTACTCTTACTGTTTTACGCTATTTCGATCTGCAACGCCGTCACCATTCCCGCTCCAATCTCTGATTCTCATCGTTCCGCTGCTTTAGAGATTTTCGATGCTTCCTCTTCCAG TTTAGAAGACGCATATGAGGCTTTGAAAGTTTTTGAGATTCTTGCGATTGAGAATAAGCCTGATGTGAGTGCAACCACTTGTCAGAAGGTAGTGGAAAATCTTGGGCCGTCCTCTCGTCTGAAGGATTTGTTCTTTGCCTTAAAGGTCGATGGCATATTGAAATGCAAGGTTGATAGGGCTGTTTTTCAG gATATTGCTTCAAGACTTAAAGCTACCGTCAATGATGCAACTACTTTGGTCGACATGTACTATACAATTGGAAGTTTGGTTCTTATAAAG GATCAGGCACCTGATGTTGATGTGCTTCTTGCTGATGCTGATGGGATTTTCCATTCAATAAAG GCGTTGAGCCAAAGTGATGGAAGATGGCGCTACAGTTCTGATAATCCAGAGTCTAGTACCTCTGCTGCTG GATTAGCACTTGAAGCACTAGCCGGAGTGATCTCATTAGCATCTTCTGAAATTGATCAGTCTAGG GTAAATACGGTGAAAAGTGATATACTGAAGCTTTTTGACAGCATCCAGAAATATG ACGATggaacattttattttgatgagaAGTTTGGTGGTGGTCGCGAGCATCAGGGTTCTCTTACCACAACTTCTTCAGTTATTCGAGGGGTTACATCATTTGCTGCTGTAACTTCTGGAAAAATCGAT CTTCCAGGGGATAAAATATTGGGTCTAGCAAACTTTTTTCTAGCCATTGGAGTCCCAGGAAGTGCCAAGGACTTCTTCAATCAAGTTGAATCATTAGCTCTTCTGGAGAGCAAAAG GGTTCCCATCCCATTGGTGCTGTCACTTCCTGCAACAGTCTATTCATTGTCCAAAGAAGATCAGCTTAAG GTTAGGGTGAATACAGTACTTGGTTCAGCCGCACCACCTCTAACAGTTAAGCTTGTCCGAGCTTTTCACACTGACGCCAAAGGTTCGGCCATTATTGCAGACAAG GAGCTCCAGTATGATCAAAGTAGTGGACTTCATGTCATGGGTGTTTTCCCAGATAATGTCGATGTGGGAACTTATGTGTTTGTTTTTGAG ATGGTGCTTCATGATTCTGGTAGTGAAAATATTTATGCTACTGGAGGGCAAATTCATGTGCCAATATATGTCACTGGCATTGCTGAAGTTAGCAACGCAGAGATTGCAGTTCTTGACAGTGATCTTGGAAGTGATGCAACCCAAAAAAA GCTAGATTTGGCTGGAACTGATGTTGTTTCGCTCTCAGCTAACCACCTTCAAAAGTTGCGTTTTTCTTTCCAGTTGATTACGCCTCGTGGCCATGCCTTTAAGCCACGCCAG GTTTTGCTTAAGTTGAGGCACGAGAAAACGTATGAACACATCTTTGTGGTTGGAAATACCGGCAAGAAGTTCGAGATTATTCTT GATTTTCTTGGCTTGGTGGACAAGTTTTATTATCTCTCGGGCAGATATGACATTGAGCTGACTGTTGGTGATGCTGTCATG GAGAACTCTTTCTTGCGGCCACTTGGTTTTGTAGAATTAGATCTTCCAGAAGCACCTGAGAAGGCAACACGTCTTCCTCCACTACCTGTTGATCCTTACTCAAGATATGGGCCAAAGGCAGAGATAGCTCACTTGTTTAGGGCTCCTGAAAAGCGACCACCGCAGAATCTCTCTTTCGCTTTCTTAATTCTGACTCTTTTGCCATTCATTGGCTTTTTGGTAGGG cTATTACGCTTGGGGGTGAACTTCAAGAACTTTCCTTCTTCAGCAGTGCCCACTACATATGCCATCCTATTTCATCTTGGCATTGCCGCTGTTCTATTGCTTTATGTACTTTTCTGGTTGAAG CTGGACTTGTTCACGACACTCAAAGTTTTCGGGTTCTTGGGAGCTTTTCTGATGTTAGTGGGTCATAGAATTCTTTCCCATCTTGCTTCAACATCAGCTAAGCTGAAGTCTGCATGA